The genomic segment CTACGAATGCTACGGTTAAGGAAATTGCCGCATCGCTGAAGTTTTATGATGAGTTTCATTTTTCGCGGCTGTTCAAGAGAAGGTATGGAGTGGCGCCGAGCGCTTATCGGCGGGGATTGTAGCGTGAGGAAAACCCGCCGGGGCTGGAGAGCTGCGGCGGGTTTTGTTGTTAATGCGCCTTCAATTATCTAGTGGCACTCTTTTTAGCGATATTATCGCTAAAATCATACGGCGTCCCTTCACTAATCTATACTTTCGCTTAGTGTGCATCGTTATTGGCGTAAGAATGAAGTGTGTACGGAGGAGAGAATCATGCGCAAACTGCTTGAGCAGCTATATAACGGGCAACTCATTCCCGTCGAACAGATTGTCTCCAATGATCCAGCATACCGCGCAGTCAATCAACAGATCACAGAAACGATGAAAGTATGGCAAAAAAGACTGGATGGAGCAGAATATGAAAATCTAGAACAGCTGCTAGACTTGTTTTCACAACTGGAAGAAGCAGGCATGTCAACTGCGTTTGTATATGGCTTTCAGCTGGGTGTTTCTCTGATTTTGGAATCAGCGACGAGTTTGAAGGATGCAGAATAGTTATCACTTACATTCATTGCAGACAGGATTATTCCCGCATTCAACGAATATGTAAAATATTGATACTTTTTGGAAGTGTAAATAAGGCCTTAGCCAACTTATTAAACATCTAAATGAGTACATGGAATCCAGTACAAATAATATGATGAGGTGCTCCAGATGAGTGAGTTTAGTGCAAGTTATCATTTAAAAGCTAAGGATAGAGAACAAGCGATAAAGCTCATTAAGGACGCTGGTCATCAGGGGTTTGTATTTAACGAAACGAATGGATGGGTTACTTTCCTCATAAAAGGACAGGTTTTTGATATCAGTGAATCCGTCATTCAATGCAACCGCGGACTGCTCGTTCATTATATTTACGCAGAGGATCATGGATGGGAGTTTAGAGTGTTTGAAAAGGATCGTAACGTTTTTGAGTACACCTGCGATTGGAGCGATGAGATCCATATCGAAAAAAATAGGTTCGATTTAGATGTGATTAAAGAAATGGTCTCGTCTCAAGGCCATGAAACGAGTGACTTAGAAGAAATTTTTGAAATGGATGAGTTCGATTATGAACATTCTCCGGCCTATCAATTAGCTGAAAAAATCGGATTGGTTCACTATGAATGGCTATCGGCAGACTATATAAACAGTGACGATGAGTTGGAAGAGAGAGGTTTGATCCTCGTAGAATAATGTTAGTCTCAAAGAGGTGGGAATCAATCAAACCTAATTATGATGATCTTGGTCTGTCCATCACAATGGGCACGCAGCTCCGGAGTGAAGTAGAGCGCCAATTGTTGAAGGAATTGCTTCTTCACCATAGTTTTGAGAATAAATTGTATTTTGACTGGTCTGAGAGTTGTATAGAAGGCAAATCGTTACATTTTTTAGACGGTTCTTTAGATAGATATTCAGGAATCAGTATTTATGATGAAAACAATGAATTCGTTGCAGACGGTTGGATGGATTTTGAGTTCGATCCTAGTTCCAATCAATTGTCTGTTTACTGGAGTTTCCTAGACATTTACTTGAACGGACAAAAAATAAAATCAATTCAAATGGACAAGATGCCGACGTCAAGCGAGAACCGACTTATGGAAAGAACCCAGGAAAACGATTTTATTTACTTCGGCTTTTGGAAACGCGTATTAATGAGAATCATCGATTTTGGCATCATCTTCATTCCACTGGGTCTCTTATACCGTTTTGCAGTTTATGAATCCGTCCAAATGAACTCTATCCTACCGTATATCCTGATGTGGATCGTTACATCGGCATATTATGTCCTGACCCTTTCAATCTTTGGAGGAACCCCGGGAAAGTTAATCTTG from the Cohnella hashimotonis genome contains:
- a CDS encoding DUF6809 family protein, whose protein sequence is MRKLLEQLYNGQLIPVEQIVSNDPAYRAVNQQITETMKVWQKRLDGAEYENLEQLLDLFSQLEEAGMSTAFVYGFQLGVSLILESATSLKDAE
- a CDS encoding RDD family protein, producing MKELLLHHSFENKLYFDWSESCIEGKSLHFLDGSLDRYSGISIYDENNEFVADGWMDFEFDPSSNQLSVYWSFLDIYLNGQKIKSIQMDKMPTSSENRLMERTQENDFIYFGFWKRVLMRIIDFGIIFIPLGLLYRFAVYESVQMNSILPYILMWIVTSAYYVLTLSIFGGTPGKLILKAKVVDHSGNQLSFYQSLLRSIFYILYAVTMIFAFSDANFKPINAPFDVIAQLIGVVTILSDLIVLFNRRKKALHDYIAGSVVIKQPFSQKKDRASSKKRPLSDGRDYTFGEIKR